Proteins encoded together in one uncultured Desulfobacter sp. window:
- a CDS encoding CobW family GTP-binding protein: MLETDPACGLDTLLPPSVVNAPELVGYELARAVLIRSTYIPGIRHRLGWSGIHEAVTSGLPPGSLTAKVNDMPGVFSFFPVDPGPGHTARFLLSYYPAPQEPLVEKYSIEAGILAMGPDYMEKVRNFVDHIDFAGLFHIGLIECLKSDHGIFISFQALHRLGWIAENGIEIVNENGPFQAVNPGDIDQDLPAFDMGMAFFRPFAASFSYTLGAAPSCFYSQKRKKEDAARGLLETNEQRLTLGYFSNGEKAGVADWEDSLSHITWSESMPFPHPYENELWWTPNLTGTGKSLDKKAVDSMTKPRFILLTGFLGTGKTSFLDHFIQAQTAANNFVAVIQNEIGEKGLDAALLDQTYAVTQMDEGCVCCTLAGNLRAALTDILDRYRPDFIVLETTGLANPANILSELQDLDDLFEFGSVTTLVDGSEGQRILDRFEVARDQVRLADVILINKCDLPGADLEGIEKQINKLNPVAVVHKTVHAAVHPGVLYGVNFRNPLRRPLFYMPGTHATHEDDQIETRLVTLDHSIDEAALNAVIKGGGEQILRVKGIVRFKDQPGPMVFQYAPGTWQITPFTGEETDDYFLVFIGLNLEQHLSTKGMFA; this comes from the coding sequence ATGCTTGAAACAGATCCCGCCTGCGGACTTGATACCCTTCTGCCGCCTTCCGTGGTGAATGCGCCGGAACTTGTCGGGTATGAACTGGCAAGGGCTGTGCTGATTCGGTCAACATATATCCCTGGTATTCGCCACCGTTTAGGGTGGAGCGGTATTCACGAAGCCGTCACCTCAGGGTTGCCTCCGGGCAGTTTAACGGCAAAGGTCAATGACATGCCGGGCGTCTTTTCCTTTTTTCCCGTTGACCCCGGCCCCGGTCATACAGCCCGATTTTTATTAAGCTATTACCCGGCCCCTCAAGAGCCGTTAGTGGAAAAGTATTCCATTGAAGCGGGGATTTTAGCCATGGGCCCGGATTATATGGAAAAAGTCAGAAATTTTGTTGACCACATTGATTTTGCAGGACTCTTTCATATTGGTTTAATTGAATGTCTCAAATCTGACCATGGTATTTTTATTTCGTTTCAAGCCCTTCACCGCCTGGGCTGGATCGCTGAAAATGGGATTGAAATAGTAAATGAAAACGGCCCGTTCCAGGCAGTGAATCCCGGGGATATAGACCAGGATCTGCCCGCCTTTGATATGGGTATGGCATTTTTCAGGCCGTTTGCGGCTTCCTTTTCCTACACCCTCGGTGCGGCTCCCTCCTGTTTTTATTCCCAAAAGCGGAAAAAAGAAGATGCGGCCCGGGGTCTTCTTGAAACCAATGAGCAAAGATTAACACTTGGCTATTTCAGCAACGGCGAAAAAGCCGGTGTGGCGGACTGGGAGGATTCGTTATCCCATATCACCTGGTCCGAATCAATGCCCTTTCCCCACCCCTATGAAAATGAGCTGTGGTGGACCCCGAATCTGACCGGAACCGGCAAGAGCCTTGACAAAAAAGCTGTGGATAGCATGACCAAACCCCGGTTTATTCTGCTGACGGGGTTTCTTGGCACGGGAAAAACCAGTTTTTTGGACCATTTTATCCAGGCCCAGACCGCAGCCAACAATTTTGTGGCGGTGATACAAAATGAGATTGGGGAAAAGGGACTGGATGCCGCCCTGCTGGATCAAACCTATGCCGTTACCCAGATGGATGAAGGTTGTGTCTGCTGTACCCTGGCAGGCAATCTCCGGGCTGCGCTTACCGACATTTTGGACCGGTACCGGCCCGATTTTATTGTGCTTGAGACCACAGGGCTTGCCAATCCTGCCAATATCCTTTCAGAACTCCAGGATCTTGACGATCTGTTTGAATTCGGTTCCGTCACCACCCTTGTGGACGGCTCGGAAGGCCAACGCATTCTGGACCGCTTTGAGGTGGCAAGAGATCAGGTGCGGCTGGCAGATGTGATTCTTATCAATAAATGTGATCTGCCGGGAGCAGACCTTGAAGGCATTGAAAAACAGATTAATAAGTTGAATCCGGTGGCGGTGGTGCACAAGACTGTTCATGCTGCGGTCCATCCCGGCGTGCTTTATGGCGTTAATTTTCGCAACCCCTTGAGACGGCCTCTTTTTTACATGCCGGGCACCCATGCCACCCATGAGGACGATCAGATAGAGACCCGGCTTGTCACCCTTGATCACTCCATTGATGAGGCGGCTCTCAATGCCGTAATCAAGGGGGGCGGGGAGCAGATTCTCCGGGTTAAAGGTATTGTCCGGTTTAAAGACCAACCAGGGCCGATGGTCTTTCAGTATGCCCCGGGTACCTGGCAGATCACGCCTTTTACCGGAGAAGAGACAGATGACTATTTCCTTGTTTTTATCGGCCTGAACCTTGAACAACACTTAAGCACAAAAGGGATGTTTGCATGA
- a CDS encoding MBL fold metallo-hydrolase codes for MSENIQRRDFLKGAVTGTGIGALAAMGLFSYSGMRKKLFPQKERKMTDIGACRNVKVTNISETSWFDNHVLMGDIKGAGGLLVNQYTYNWPPFGNGTGLGKGAYEAGIQQIKDLIPHDLDKAWEIIAKNSVNPENAGGYACLLEVEELSGNKRKFLLDSGWSYKWMDECFKREGIDKMLENREIEALFISHEHFDHYWGLPVTLKYDPTITIYIPEGFYPEGKKYIKDSGHTGKLVEVKNGLYKHIPGMATYVFPVPIICRVFGEQSIYFNVKDKGLVSVTGCCHQGIIRFAETAHNELKYEKDQFHGIYGGLHISPFEDWDPKYDDLVISLRNYGFERIGCNHCTGVLCAKKFISAGYPVVEGSARFRSKDKAYLGNGDVITFG; via the coding sequence ATGTCTGAAAATATACAACGCAGGGACTTTCTAAAGGGTGCGGTCACCGGCACGGGCATTGGCGCGCTGGCTGCCATGGGACTGTTTTCCTATTCCGGAATGAGGAAAAAGCTTTTTCCCCAAAAAGAGAGAAAAATGACCGATATCGGCGCCTGCAGAAACGTCAAGGTGACCAATATTTCAGAAACCAGCTGGTTTGACAACCATGTCCTCATGGGCGATATCAAAGGTGCCGGCGGCCTGCTGGTGAACCAGTACACCTATAACTGGCCGCCCTTCGGCAACGGCACCGGCCTTGGCAAGGGAGCTTATGAGGCAGGTATTCAACAGATTAAAGACCTGATTCCCCATGACCTGGATAAAGCCTGGGAGATTATTGCAAAAAATTCAGTCAACCCGGAAAATGCCGGCGGATACGCCTGTCTGCTGGAAGTTGAAGAGCTTTCAGGCAACAAGCGTAAATTTTTGCTGGACTCCGGCTGGTCCTATAAGTGGATGGATGAATGCTTCAAGCGGGAAGGGATCGACAAAATGTTGGAAAATCGGGAAATTGAAGCCCTGTTTATCTCCCATGAGCATTTTGACCACTACTGGGGCCTGCCCGTGACCCTGAAATATGATCCCACCATTACCATATATATTCCTGAAGGCTTTTATCCCGAAGGAAAGAAGTACATCAAAGATTCAGGGCACACCGGTAAACTGGTGGAGGTTAAGAACGGCTTGTATAAACACATACCCGGTATGGCCACTTATGTGTTCCCGGTGCCCATTATTTGCCGGGTTTTTGGAGAACAGTCCATTTATTTTAATGTAAAGGACAAGGGACTTGTTTCCGTAACCGGGTGCTGCCACCAAGGCATCATTCGGTTTGCGGAAACAGCGCACAATGAACTGAAGTATGAAAAGGACCAGTTCCATGGTATCTATGGCGGCCTTCATATCTCTCCGTTTGAGGACTGGGACCCCAAGTATGACGATCTTGTGATTTCTTTAAGAAATTACGGATTTGAACGGATCGGCTGTAATCACTGCACGGGCGTTCTGTGTGCCAAGAAATTCATTTCTGCCGGCTACCCTGTAGTAGAAGGGTCTGCAAGGTTCCGTTCCAAGGATAAAGCTTATCTTGGCAATGGAGATGTCATCACCTTCGGATAA
- a CDS encoding GntR family transcriptional regulator, whose translation MLNDLFKQLEAIAQSLGLKPGDRFPAERQLAAELNVSRNTFRRLLHTLEGRGMVEIKKGSGTFLKPRFFNTLDPYWGTEKRSARKVMADQMESVFLFFPIIVELACHRMTTAQLDLLQKSNVALSRSIFTKDHRKVWLESLSFFRIIAKGTGNSVMSGIVEEIFDVDMIPFDHFFKATQKSREELFGDHVNILNALIEKDCTKARQVTQNYAVHLNRIIGNNTLPDLQSQFYKEDT comes from the coding sequence ATGCTGAACGATTTGTTTAAACAGCTTGAAGCCATTGCCCAGTCACTAGGTCTTAAACCGGGGGATAGATTTCCTGCTGAACGTCAACTTGCTGCGGAGCTTAATGTCAGCCGGAACACCTTTAGGCGTCTGCTTCATACCCTGGAAGGCCGGGGCATGGTTGAGATTAAAAAAGGCAGCGGCACCTTTTTAAAACCCCGTTTCTTTAATACTCTGGATCCCTATTGGGGCACCGAAAAAAGATCTGCCCGAAAAGTTATGGCGGATCAGATGGAATCCGTATTCTTATTTTTTCCCATTATCGTTGAACTTGCATGTCATCGCATGACGACAGCTCAGCTTGATTTACTCCAAAAAAGCAATGTGGCCTTAAGTCGCAGTATCTTTACCAAGGACCATAGAAAAGTATGGCTGGAAAGTCTGTCTTTTTTTAGGATCATTGCCAAGGGAACGGGTAACAGCGTTATGTCCGGTATTGTGGAAGAGATTTTCGATGTCGATATGATTCCGTTTGATCATTTTTTCAAGGCAACGCAGAAAAGCAGGGAAGAGCTGTTCGGGGACCACGTTAATATACTGAACGCACTGATCGAAAAAGACTGTACCAAAGCCAGGCAGGTGACCCAAAATTATGCCGTCCATTTAAACCGGATCATTGGAAACAATACGCTACCCGACCTTCAGTCTCAGTTTTATAAGGAGGATACATGA